A stretch of the Aphis gossypii isolate Hap1 chromosome 2, ASM2018417v2, whole genome shotgun sequence genome encodes the following:
- the LOC114131114 gene encoding protein SDA1 homolog: protein MVRHNNQLPNNLPQLQNLIKRDPASYKDEFLQQQRHYKSLLAVFTLRPTDFNKSLDELVMFMAQVAHCYPGELATFAQELTDMLQTHGPVLDKDMRMTFCRALILLRNKRLLTPTDLLSLFFGLLRSQDKELRKFLESHIVSDIKNLNSKHKDAKLNRNLQNFMYTMLKDNNAKAAKMSLGIMVDLYKKNIWRDTKTVNVISTGCFSKITKVMVAALKFFVTVDANDSSDDSDSSSSDDDTPNTREVIMANKVSKTTRKRTKNLKKVKRLVEKNKKKKKQSQSSNFAALTLIHDPQGFAEKLFHQLEKRHERFEVKMLTLDVVSRLIGLHQLIIFNFYPYIQRFLQPHQKEVVRMMQFVAQASHEVVPPDVLEPVLRALVNNFVTERNSSDVMAIGLNAIREMCSRAPLVMTEDLLRDLAQYKNYRERSVMMAAKSLIHVYRSSMPHLLHKKDRGRPTEASLEIVARKYGEVDAKEFVPGAEILLETENNESCDDSDESGDEWVNVSHSEDEISDDENIDDEDEDVDGSDDDDNEDIESNSDTEGINDTDQSISTQNSTTNTNPKKKKVVSKKEQLAEKKEKAAQVSSMRILSDEDFKRIEIAQLSKQMTSAKNRKRPAEPEETSRGELVRLKDIENIYKKRKHDKQTRIDSIKKGQEGREKFGYKDGRLNPFSSKTNREKKKTKNFMMIKHKAKGKVKKSFKDKQIALRNHLTKLKKMK from the exons ATGGTACGACACAACAATCAATTGCCAAATAATTTACCACAACttcaaaatcttataaaaaggGATCCCGCATCATATAAGGAtgag TTCCTTCAACAACAACGCCATTATAAATCACTATTGGCAGTTTTCACATTGCGCCCTACAGACTTCAATAAAAGCCTTGATGAACTGGTAATGTTTATGGCTCAGGTAGCACATTGTTATCCTGGTGAATTGGCCACCTTTGCACAAGAACTCACAGATATGTTACAGACCCATGGACCTGTTCTGGATAAGGACATGcgaatg acaTTTTGCCGAGCTTTAATATTGTTACGTAATAAGCGATTATTGACACCTACAGATTTGCTTTCTCTTTTTTTTGGATTACTCAGATCACAAGATAAAgaattaagaaaatttttagAATCACATATAGTTTCTGATATTAAGaacttaaattcaaaacataaagATGCCAAATTAAATCGG aatCTTCAAAATTTCATGTACACTATGCTTAAAGATAACAATGCTAAAGCAGCTAAAATGTCTttg GGTATAATGGttgatttatacaaaaaaaatatttggaggGATACAAAGACAGTCAATGTAATATCAACAggttgtttttcaaaaattactaaaGTCATGGTTGctgcattaaaattttttgtaaccGTGGATGCTAATGATTCTTCAGATGATAGTGATTCATCAAGTTCAGatgat gaTACACCAAATACTAGAGAAGTGATTATGGCTAATAAAGTGAGCAAAACAACaagaaaaagaacaaaaaatttaaaaaaagttaaaagatTAGTTGAG aaaaataaaaaaaagaagaaacaaTCACAATCATCGAATTTTGCGGCTTTAACATTAATACATGATCCTCAAGGGTTTGCGGAAAAGTTATTTCATCAATTAGAAAAAAGACATGAAAggtttgaagttaaaatgttgacattAGATGTAGTGTCGCGTTTAATTGGTTTACACcaactaataattttcaatttttacccTTACATTCAAAGGTTTTTACAACCTCACCAAAAAG AGGTAGTACGAATGATGCAATTTGTTGCTCAGGCATCTCATGAAGTTGTTCCACCTGATGTTTTAGAACCTGTATTACGTgcattagtaaataattttgtcacAGAAAGAAATTCATCTGATGTTATGGCAATTGG GTTAAATGCAATTCGTGAAATGTGTTCAAGAGCACCCTTAGTTATGACTGAAGATTTACTTAGAGATCTTgctcaatataaaaattatcgtgAGCGTAGTGTCATGATGGCTGCTAAGTCATTAATACATGTTTATAGATCTTCTATGCCACatttattgcataaaaaagataga ggaAGACCTACTGAGGCATCATTGGAAATTGTCGCCAGAAAATATGGTGAAGTGGATGCAAAAGAATTTGTACCTGGTGCTGAAATACTTCTTgaaacagaaaataatgaGTCCTGTGATGATTCTGATGAGTCAGGTGATGAGTGGGTAAATGTTAGTCATTCAGAGGATGAAATCAGTGATGATGAGAATATAGATGACGAAGATGAAGATGTTGATGGtagtgatgatgatgataatgaaGATATTGAAAGTAATTCTGATACTGAGGGAATAAATGACACCGATCAAAGTATTTCTACACAAAACTCAACAACAAACACAAATcccaaaaaaaagaaagtagtatctaaaaaagaacaattagctgaaaagaaagaaaaagcAGCACAAGTTAGTTCAATGAGAATTTTATCTGATGAAGATTTTAAACGTATAGAAATTGCTCAATTAAGCAAACAAATGACTTCAGCTAAAAATCGCAAAAGACCAGCTGAACCTGAAGAAACATCTAG AGGAGAATTAGTTAGACTTAAAgacatagaaaatatttataaaaaaagaaaacatgaTAAACAAACAAGAATAGACTCAATAAAg aaAGGACAAGAGGGCAGAGAAAAGTTTGGATACAAGGATGGACGTTTAAATCCATTTTCTAGTAAGACAAACAGAGAAAAAAAGAAGACCAAAAATTTCATGATGATTAAACACAAAGCAAAAGGAAAAGTGAAGAAGTCTTTTAAGGATAAACAG ATTGCATTACGAAATCATTTGACCAAGTTGAAGAAGatgaaataa